Proteins from a single region of Sesamum indicum cultivar Zhongzhi No. 13 linkage group LG5, S_indicum_v1.0, whole genome shotgun sequence:
- the LOC105162879 gene encoding putative glycine-rich cell wall structural protein 1, protein MAKLKSYIVLAFLVISAFVTVSESRVARKDLGLDLGGLGGLGVGIGAGIGIGLGGGGSGSGAGAGSGSGSGGGGSSSSSSSSSSSSSSSSSGGGGGAGSEAGSSAGSSAGSRAGSGSGGAGSEAGSSAGSRAGSRAGSNGHSR, encoded by the coding sequence ATGGCAAAGTTGAAGTCCTATATCGTTCTTGCTTTTCTAGTTATATCAGCATTTGTGACCGTCTCTGAAAGTCGTGTCGCAAGGAAGGACCTTGGCTTGGACTTAGGCGGCTTGGGCGGCCTGGGGGTTGGCATAGGTGCTGGGATTGGTATTGGACTAGGAGGCGGTGGAAGCGGGTCTGGAGCTGGGGCTGGGTCTGGTTCGGGCTCCGGTGGTGGCGGTAGCTCGAGCAGTTCCAGCTCTAGTTCGAGTTCAAGCTCAAGTTCAAGTTCaggaggtggtggtggggcAGGCTCAGAAGCAGGCTCTTCTGCAGGATCCTCTGCTGGATCGCGAGCTGGGTCGGGTTCTGGTGGTGCAGGTTCGGAAGCTGGATCATCCGCTGGTTCACGGGCTGGATCGCGAGCTGGATCTAATGGCCACAGTCGATGA